The DNA window ATTTAGCGCAGCCTCATTTCGAATCCTATTTATTCTTTTGATATTAGTTTTGCTTTGCTGCACGTAAAACCATCATGTTCAGTCTCATCAAAAATATAGACATCGAGTAACTAGACAAAGATATGTCGCTCGTCAACCTACCTAGCTTATTTACACTTGTATAATGGATACATGGCAAACCCGACATTCCAGAGTCGACCAGGTTTCACAACTTTAGGATGAAAAGACCCTGGCTCCAAGAAGGATGGGCTGCACAGGGATGTTGTGCTTTGGATGTGACAACGTCTGTTCTCATCTTTTTTTCATCTGACCGAAGCAGCCACCTTGAACTGCAGCTGTATTCAAGTGCGTAAACGCCTTGAAGCACCAAAAGTTATCACGCTGGCCATAAAGCATGAACCAAACCATCTTCGTGGTCTTGTTTGAAGGATTTTGTGAGACACTGCTACGCTATAAGCACTAGGTATTGGGTCAGAAACCAACCATGTCGTCTTTATCAATTTTCTTAGTGTTGGACAAAAAAAAGCGCAGTCTGTGCTTTCTCTTTCGTGCATGCTGCATACAATAGAAGTAGGCAGGTAGTCGCTTACAATCGACAACATATCACGATCAATCTCGGACCACTCTCCCCGAGCCAAGAAGGGAACCGAAACCCCACGGACCATTCAGAACTGCCTTTATTATACCTGGATACCTTACGTCTAATTGCCAGCCGGCGGGCCGCTTTAAGTTTTCCAAACCATGCTCGTCAGCTCGATTCTAGCTACACCATCATGCGCTTATCGTGAGTATTCAAGGTTGCAGTACGTAATTCTTTGAAATCAAGTCAAGGACTATCTACGGAAACACTTATATCAGCAGTTTTACTcatatttctttttgtctttctcCAGTTTTACATACATGGTTGGCGATCGTTGATCTGCAGCACGATTCGACTACTGTAACTGGCAACGATTTACCATCTCAATGCAGCATAtgtatttttcttttcttttaattctCGACTTTGTCTTTGAGGACTTAAACGGGCTCGATCTGATATGATAAAACCAAATATCTGATAACTACGTTGTAACATATCCAAGTCTTCAGCCGATATCTTGCCATTCAAGGCGAGAGTCGTCGCTTGGCAAAAATAATAAACAGATGCTAGATTGGCACAGTACAATACTTGGCACTTAATGGTCGTAGTTGAACGAGGCTGTTGTCCCTTCCAACTCGTAGCCACCATGAATTCAAAGAGCTGGTTCAGGGCACCTGCTGGGCCAGGGTTGTGCTGTTAAGAAGGAGAACACATTGCTCTATTTCTCCAACGTGGAAATGTAGGACAAGATAGCGTTCTCAGTAAAATGATCCGACACTACCTAAACAATACAGTCAGTCCTGCTCGCTCCTCAAAGGCTCAGACAGACACAAAATAGAAGACAGAACAGGGCAGCTTCGAGACTTGTCAAGTGTCTCAGCGCTAATATGTCGGCTGATCAGTTCCCCGGGGTTCCCTTCTCCACAGCGGCTGATACATCTGACTGGGAATGACATTGGCTCGCATCTCCTCCACCTGCAACTATTTCCTCCAGGTATGCAGGTTCATCCCAATTCGAGTGTCCTGATTTGTCCACACTCCAGACGTACAGTCCAACCCTTATCAGGAATACTCTCTATTGGTCGCCTTTCATGCAGAAGTCGAGTTCCGTTCACTCATGGAAATTTCAACATCAACGTAATGGATTGCAGAGTATTGTAGATAGGAGAACTCAACTTGCAGACTAGGATAGCAGAGTCCGGGGAACATCCCTCCAGATGAATGGGTCCTGCATGAGAACTGGCTACATAGCATCTGCCAGCAGTGTGGTTGTTGAATGTGCACATGGTGTCTTTGAGTTGATTAGATTGTTTCGACGAGGACTTGCTCATGTTGTCATACGGTGTGATCATGATTCCGACCTATGCACGACATGGTGGCACATATCAATCTGCCAAGCTTTACACTACACTTTTGAGCTCCATGGTACTCACAATCATTCCCTAACGAGTGTCGATAAATTCTTAACTTTTGAATGACCTGCCTAGTTCTCCATCGAGGAGAAAAGTAGTCCAAACCTCTGTGTTAAGTTGCGGCAATCGTGCGTTGGGCTATATTTCATGATCAAAGACTCCGTCGCCAGACGAAAAGAATATGCATGATTGTGTCTAACAAAATCCCCGACTTCCGATGTGTCAATAACCTTACTTGGCAGACCAAGTGCACATGATTAGATGTGACTGCGTGTTTCGTCCCAAGCTGACGGATCACAAGTGGAGATGGGGTATTGAGATCTTGTTCCAAGACGATTCAAGaggctaataataaagatgatGCCGCGCTTCACGAGCGATTGACTGTTTGTTGAACTGATCGGCTCACACCAGCACGGCAGTTAAACTTCATTGGTAACGTGGGGGTCTTTAGTTGGCAGAAGACAGGTCCCACCACATTAGACATTCATCCGAAGAGATCTCATGACAGATTTCGGAGCCACTAAAAGCTAATGCTAACGTACCTAGTATGTAACACTGCTTAATTGATCGACGGTCGGACAGAGACCTACGAAGCTATAGCAAATAACGAGAGTCGGCTGAGTTGGCCACCGATGAGGGGGTGGCTACATAGGTAACTAGTTATTTCAATCAATCAAAATGCAAAACAATTTTCTCATTCAAGCGACCTCGCTTTTCCTTTGTACAGTACTACTAACCCATCCATATGATCGGAACACTATTACTGAGGGGCATAGTTGATTATGGGGCAGCAAATAGACGTGAAGCACGGCATGCTGCTAGCGAAGAGGCACGTGGAGGCCaaagtaccttagtaggcaGGTactaaagtaaataaagtgATCTACCGAATTTCGGAGCTTGTCTCTTGATTATGAACGTGAATGGTTCCTCAGTACAGAGTAGGTCGTCTTGCATTTGGTACCTGTTCTAGATAGGTTAGTAGTCAGGTCCAGCCAGAAGGGACAATTCTCTTGTCAGTGGCTGGCCATAGAGAACATATCTACTCCCTAGATTACATCCCAGCGACCGGAAACAGGACGACTGACGTCAGTGAGGCGTCAGGAGAAGAGTATGTTTCGTTATAAACTTTCGAGCATTCACTGTTGAAAGAGTACAGACAGCCCGACATGGACGTTCTAATGAGTAGCAGAAAAACTTACCTCCTAGGTCTTAGGGTACAacaataaatagtctaagaactatagtcttcggagcataaagtgtccCGCTAATTTCGTCTGCAATGTTTCCaccggccaatttttctaataccctgaggacGTTTGAGCCACCTACCGGTCCGGACCCTCGGGCTTTGTGCCCCGTCTATCCCCTGATTCTCCAAATTAAGTACCTGTCTTGACTCAATGGAAACCTTCTAGAATAAATTATGTCTTCTTTTGTGTAATGATTTTTGCGATGTCAGTCAGGGGCTAAAAAAAAATGAAGGACGGCAAGAGCATACTAGACTAGtagtactaaggtaattGCACAAAGTGTCCCATTTCTACCTATCGCGGGTTGGGGGGGTTTTTAAACATGCCTAGATGACAATTTAAGGCTGTTGACTGGCTGTTGAAGGTAGGTACATACAGGATATTAGAATTTAATACACCATATAGGTACTGCCAACATGGTGTCGACAGCCTAATTTTGTCATCTAGGCATGTTTAAAAACCCCCCTCTTCCCCTATGGTACTAAGGTAAGGTACTAacctagtaggtacctaggtacctacctaggtactaaggtaatgGCTGGGAGAGTTCTTTTTTTCAGGGTCTTTCACCCCTGCTGGCCAGTAAATCCTTCCATTTTTGTGGTCGCTTGAATTGTAGAGCTGGGGCTGTGACGTCGAAGGTGCGGCAGGCGCAAGCGCAGCGCAGTCTCCCGTCCTCTGGCAGGAGCAGTGGTGCGTGACCCAAATTCCATTATTTTTCTGGACCGACCGACAGCGGCCAACCTTGACCCAGCTCTCCCCTTCCTCATTTCCTCTTCCACAAATTCCTCACTCAAATCAGGCATCGTTTATCCTACTATGTAACCTATTTCACTTTTAGATTTCATCGTCCTTGTTCTCTACGACGACTCAAATTTCACTGCCGACATCGACGCACTTTTCCACAGCCCACCATGCCACCCGCAAAATCCTCTCGTAATCACGACGACTCCAAGTCGGACGCTCCCAATTCCAAAGAAAAAGGTGGAAACGGCCATTCTTCAACAAAGATGCGCCGAAACGCCAGTCAACAAAATCATTCACATCTTCGAGAGGTTCAGAATGCCGCTGCTGTTGTTCCTCAGCCGCCTGCTGAGCCTGTTCCTCCTAGCGTTCGTCAACCCCCTCCTCCATACCATGATCTTCGATCGCTCTTCTGGTCTCCCACCCTCTGGGTTGCAGATGATTTGACAGTGTTCGAGAATCCATGGATCAGAGGCATGACACGGTCATGATAGCATGCCTGGTCGTAGAGCTTGTCCGAAGCATCTGCCTTGCTTCGGTTCAGCGTCTCGTTCGCCTGTTAAGCCATTCGCCTTTCTTCCATGCCAATTCGTATTCGCCTCCATTCTGCTATAGTCATGCTAACTTGGAGTCTGTTACAGCTGCAATGGGGTTCCTTCGAACGAAACGTCCTCCATGCCTACCGTCGCGAGCACCGTCTCAACACCCCGACCTCTTTCTCCAACCCGTACTGCCAATGGATCCTGTCGCAGCCCAACAGCGTTGGTTTACATTCTCCGACCATGGTCCGACGTCGACAAGCCCGGCGACAAAGCAAAGACCAGCTTGCGCTCGCTGTGCGCAAACACTTTAATGGAATGGGTGTACAGGAGAACGATGTGATCGTCGACTTTATTTACAAGATTCGTCACGATCCCAATCGTATCTCTAAACCATACGCGGGCGGCAAGAATACGAATTTCATGAAATAAGGGGCGGGTGCTCATAAGAGAGCAATTGGGTTTTACGCAAGGGATGGGCATGTTGGTATGGAGTTTTGGGCGTTGAAATGAAGCGTTACAGCATCAGTTGCTTCGCACAGCTTGTGATTTTCTACTTCTACACTATATATGACTGCACGAGCAGACAGGCTTGTTTGCATTGGCCATATACGGATGTCTATTATTACGATGGACTCAAAGTCTTGCACGGTTTCACATTACATCATAGGGATACCACGTCTGGCATGGCAGGGAATGGGTTTCTTCAACTTCATTTGGAGGGTACTCTGATGGTATACAGAGTCTCACAGAGTTTATACTATCTGCTACGCATACCAGCACAGGTAGAGAGTGCAAATAACATGGTTATACTTTTTTCTCCAACGGGCGATAAGTTTGAGTTCTGTATTATGTTTGCGGATTCGCGCATGGACCACGAGCTCGCGCATGAACCCGATCAGGATTCTCCTTAGCTGGGCCTTCTTTCTCAATtctaataagaaattaacaGTAGTAATTCACTGTTCTGGAAAAGCATGCAGGGCGCTCATGAGGCATTGTCATGACAAGCCATGACAACGCTCATCGGCCTACTAAATACAGCCTAGGAACTATGTGTGGCAGAGCTATAGAAAGCCGACCATGCAAGGGAGTTTTCGGGCCTAACCCACAGAGACTGGAGCTAATGCGGTAACTTTGTCTTGCTCATTGAACACAGTTTAAGACTCAAGGATCGGTTACGGTTCTCTGAATTGTTTTCGGCTTTTCGTGGATCGCAAATGTGTTTCAAAATCCTCGGCTAGTCAGGATATTTTCGGCATAAGTGCTTAGAGATCAACGTCTTTCCATCATGCTCTGAAACCCGGGATTGAATGCCGTAAACGTTATAAGACGGAATACCGAGACAATTTAATACTTGCGAAACGAACGCCTAACGCTTTTCCTACGCAAGATCTTATCTACTAATGACCTTCGACTGGCTTTAAATCGGCTTTTCCATTCTTCAGGTTCATTGTCATAAGCTTCGACCAATAGGCGTTCATCTAAAAAGCGTAGCCCGAAGCCGGCCCTTATGACGAAGCTGGATGCCTGAGGCTTGTCCGGCCGTGGAAAAGTTCGAGATAGGTCtcgaaaaaaagagaatcacGAGCTATTCCGCTATTCGTCTGTGACGGTTCCCTCTCCTCTCGGTTAccctcttttttcctttccttctgAACATTGTTGTTCACTTCTTTATATGGTTTCTTAGAGTCAGATGAATTGCTGCAGTTCAACATGAATCCTAGTTTGATATCAAAGGCCGCCCGTCCCTCACGGGTCCTGGCGCAAAATGCACCAAAGATTCAATGTTTAAGGAAAGGTGCCCAGCTTCACACTGCGGTGTGGCATGTCAATTCTCAGCGTCGGCCTTCTCCTGGGAAGGCATCTCAATCTTCTTCTGCGAAGCGGGTGAGTGATTAGAAATATCAATTGATATAATAGCTCGGCTTTCTCTAACGCCGTTTAGTTGTTCCATGCTACAAATGCCGTTCAGCAAAAGGATCCTTACCAAGCTCTTGGTGTTGACAAGACCGCGAGCGCCAGCGATATTAAGAAGGCATACTACGGCCTAGCGAAAAAGTTCCACCCCGATACCAATAAGGACCCTCAAGCGAAGGACAAGTTTGCCGATATTCAGTCCGCCTACGAGATTCTGTCCGACCCCAAAAAGCGCGAGCAGTATGACCAATTCGGCGCCGCTGGCTTTGACCCGAGTGGAGGAGGTGCCCCCGGAGGTGGTGGCGGCTTCGGCGGAGGACACCCGTTCTCTGGTTTCGGCGGTTTTGGCGGACAGGGTGGTTTCGGCGGCTTCGGTGGCCAGGGAGGTTTCGGAGCTGGTGTCAACTTTGAAGACATTTTCTCAGCATTCACCGGACAGCAAGGTTTCGGCCGCCGAGCACGGCAACAAGCTTATCAGCAGGAGATCCTGGTCGGCGAAAACATCGAGGTCCAATCTACTATCAGCTTCATGGAGGCAGCGAAGGGTACAACTAAGACCATCTCGATTACACCACTTAGCACCTGCGGCACATGTAAGGGCAACGGCATGAAGGCTGGTACGTCAAGGAGCGCATGTAGCGCTTGCGATGGATCTGGTACACGGATACATTATATGCAGGGTGGTTTTCAAATGGCGTCTACTTGCGGCACTTGCGACGGCACTGGCACGGTTATCCCCAAGGGATCCGAGTGTAAGCCTTGCTCAGGAAATGGCGTTGTGAGGGAGAGGAAGACGATCACGGTGGACATCCCCGCAGGTATCGAAGATGGCATGCGACTCCGAGTTGACGGTGCTGGTGATGCAGCCCCTACTGGCCGGGCTGCTGAACCCAATGCTCGTAGCCAAAACGGAGATCTGTATGTCTTTGTGCGCGTCGCAAAGGATCCTAAATTCCGACGAGACGGTTCCAATATTTTGTATACAGCCAATATCCCTCTCACAACTGCCTTGTTGGGTGGACACGCCGAGATTCCGACTCTAGATGGAACAGTCAACGTTAAGGTTGCTACCGGTACCAACACCGGCGATAAGATCACTCTACCTGGCATGGGAATGAAGCGCCTCGGTTCCCGACGCGGCGGAAACGGTGACCTTAGGGTTGAGTACAGGGTCACTATGCCTAAATACCTGAGCGCCAACCAGCGAACCATTGTTGAGGTGCTTGCGGATGAGATGGGCGATAAGACAGCCAAGCGGGTGATGGGCGTTGGTTCTTCAAGGTAAGGAAATATATCATGCACAATCGTGACGACTGATGTGCTGACCATCTTCAAAGGGACTCAAACGATCCTGAATCGCATAGAGACGAGGGCTTCCTCAAGTCACTCTGGCATACTCTGACCAACCACCCTGCTCATCAAAAGCCGAACGAAGATGGAGGTCAGAATGACGGCTCTGCCAAGAAGCCTGACGACAATGATAAGAAATAAGAGATATTTCGCTCATGAATTGTATCATATGCTTGGGAGAGGTATCGACATAGAGGAAGCGCATTTGTTGGTGTTcaaaaggttattattatttgtTGTATGGCGTCGGTGGAGGGTTACGATAGCCCAACTACTACTCACGTCGATCTGCTCACAGCGTCAGATCTGTTGTATACTAATCCTGTAGTATAGAAAGAAGGGGCTAGGAAACCCCAACGAGGCCACTCTCCTCATCAGTTTTGTAGTTAAAATCACTGTACGGTACATCATACACATTGATATGAACGATGCTACGAAGATAGATAGAATGCAATCCTACGATGGTAATGGGACATCACACTCACGGTACCTACCTGGGTCGATAACGACCGCTTCGACGTTGAGTGAGGAGTAGATCTTTGTGGTGTCTGACTTGATTAGAGTCCAAACCGTTCATCGTTATCAATTAACTCACATACCAGCGCAACAATGTGTGTAGAGTAGCCGTGTCCCTTTCGTGCTGTCATCAAAGTAAACTCCATCGCAAATCTCACCAGGCTATCAACCGATaggcttgagcttcttcttctttttcttatcgCCACCCGGCCCTTTCTGAAACTGTCGCCAGCTGCTGATCCGCTCATCCCGGGTAGATTCCCAATCTTGTTCATGCTGTCGCTTGCGCTTGCGCTCCTCCAACTCGGCATCGGTTCGTCGTTGCTCGCGGCCTTCCTCTTGGAGTTGGGCCTTCATTTGTCGGCGTCGGCGGTGTTCGTTGTCAATGAGGACATCTCGCGCCTTTGCGCGCCACATCTTTCGGAAATCTTCTGTCTTGAGCTCTTCACTATCCACAGTCCATTTGTTCTCGCGCATAAGTAACATGCGCGCGTCTGCAATAGCCTCGTCTAGTCGTTCGCGGTGCTTTTCATCCATGAGCTCAGTCTGAGCCTTCTTTAATCGGTCGAAGGCATCCGGGGCTAGCGGGTTCTTTGTCTTATCGGGGTGGATAAGTAGGGACTTCTTGCGGTAAGTGACCTTGATGTCTGAGTCGGGAACACCGGGCTGGAGATCGAGAACAGCATAACTATTGAAAGTGTTAGATCAGAATCTCGAAATTGAATTTAAATTGTTGGCGTACGCATCAAGTCGAAAAGCTTTCAGGATACGGTCGATCTCAGCATCCTGTATATGAGGTTAGCAGGAGTCATGATACGTCAAGTTTATCGTAGCTCACCTTGTCAAATTCCTTGGCTTCGAGCTCGAGCGCATCGAGCGCATCCTTGTCTTCTTTTGAGTCTTTGCTGGCCATTTTATATCGATCAGTGTACTTGAGAACCTTGCAAAGTTGGAAATAATGAAAGAACAAGGTTGAAGCTGGAGACAAGTACCTACATCCAATGCGGTATGTTGAGTTATGGAACGGGCGGTGCTAAGTGACCCACTTAGCTGCCCCGCGAGATAAGATaacagaaaaaaaatattGGAAAGAGCTACTGTTCTTTATACTGTCCTGTTCCGACTATACATATATAATTCTTCCATCAAGAGCGCGTTACAATGCCACAACGCGGCGCCTCACCAACCCCCTCGGAGGGGGAGATTGATATCTTTGGATCTCTTTACCCTGGTGAAGGCGACAACGCCACTGGCGAGAACGGTGGTGATGACTTCGATTTCGACGGCCTCTTGAACGGCCCAGAACCAGGCAACGATGATACCGATGAGGCCTTCATTGCCTTGCAGCAGGCGGCTTCTTTCCGAAAGGCCACCAATCTGAAGGGAAGAACAGTGAAAAAGGGTGGAGGTTTCCAAGCAATGGGTAAAGGAAAGCTATGGTGGGAGTCGAGAATCCATACTAACTTATCACAGGTCTAAATAGCAATCtcttaaaagctattacaCGAAAGGGATTCTCGGTCCCTACTCCGATTCAACGAAAAGCCATCCCTCTGATTCTTGACAGAAAGGATTTAGTGGGTATGGCCCGGACAGGTTCAGGAAAAACCGCCGCCTTCGTCATTCCCATGATCGAAAAGTTGCGCGCCCATAGCGGTAGGTTCGGAACACGAGCGCTTATCATGTCGCCCTCTCGAGAACTTGCGATCCA is part of the Fusarium poae strain DAOMC 252244 chromosome 4, whole genome shotgun sequence genome and encodes:
- a CDS encoding hypothetical protein (BUSCO:26690at5125), encoding MNPSLISKAARPSRVLAQNAPKIQCLRKGAQLHTAVWHVNSQRRPSPGKASQSSSAKRLFHATNAVQQKDPYQALGVDKTASASDIKKAYYGLAKKFHPDTNKDPQAKDKFADIQSAYEILSDPKKREQYDQFGAAGFDPSGGGAPGGGGGFGGGHPFSGFGGFGGQGGFGGFGGQGGFGAGVNFEDIFSAFTGQQGFGRRARQQAYQQEILVGENIEVQSTISFMEAAKGTTKTISITPLSTCGTCKGNGMKAGTSRSACSACDGSGTRIHYMQGGFQMASTCGTCDGTGTVIPKGSECKPCSGNGVVRERKTITVDIPAGIEDGMRLRVDGAGDAAPTGRAAEPNARSQNGDLYVFVRVAKDPKFRRDGSNILYTANIPLTTALLGGHAEIPTLDGTVNVKVATGTNTGDKITLPGMGMKRLGSRRGGNGDLRVEYRVTMPKYLSANQRTIVEVLADEMGDKTAKRVMGVGSSRDSNDPESHRDEGFLKSLWHTLTNHPAHQKPNEDGGQNDGSAKKPDDNDKK
- a CDS encoding hypothetical protein (BUSCO:54196at5125), producing the protein MASKDSKEDKDALDALELEAKEFDKDAEIDRILKAFRLDAYAVLDLQPGVPDSDIKVTYRKKSLLIHPDKTKNPLAPDAFDRLKKAQTELMDEKHRERLDEAIADARMLLMRENKWTVDSEELKTEDFRKMWRAKARDVLIDNEHRRRRQMKAQLQEEGREQRRTDAELEERKRKRQHEQDWESTRDERISSWRQFQKGPGGDKKKKKKLKPIG
- a CDS encoding hypothetical protein (BUSCO:53529at5125), which encodes MPPAKSSRNHDDSKSDAPNSKEKGGNGHSSTKMRRNASQQNHSHLREVQNAAAVVPQPPAEPVPPSVRQPPPPYHDLRSLFWSPTLWLQWGSFERNVLHAYRREHRLNTPTSFSNPYCQWILSQPNSVGLHSPTMVRRRQARRQSKDQLALAVRKHFNGMGVQENDVIVDFIYKIRHDPNRISKPYAGGKNTNFMK